One window of Tepidanaerobacter acetatoxydans Re1 genomic DNA carries:
- a CDS encoding sensor histidine kinase yields MFVVLLVFIACLLFALTLISVANNKYIPMLIISYAVFFIIACASYKRIYLPYKETSKVLKLFAKGYTIQGIYQLRWPLSPEMDQAIKKIKAIFDTSDLINATKKQSQYLALQNQINPHFLYNSLEGIRGEAVVAGLDNVAEMAEALGVFFRYTISNMENLVTLEDELTNIENYYIIQQYRFGERLNLSVKYDCEDKKEVLKLRLPKLTLQPIVENAIFHGIERKMGKGNVTIRIETTPKRLIITVSDDGLGIQEEQLRELNKKLNTQSFDYMRTDGERRAGIGIINVNNRIKLLFGEKYGIDIYSTVNLGTDVEITLPRITEKGGESPDERRSFSYGTGN; encoded by the coding sequence ATGTTTGTGGTATTACTGGTCTTTATAGCTTGCCTGCTATTTGCTCTTACTTTAATATCAGTAGCCAATAACAAATACATTCCGATGCTTATAATAAGCTATGCGGTATTTTTTATTATTGCATGTGCGTCATACAAGCGGATATACCTTCCATATAAAGAAACGTCCAAGGTCTTGAAACTTTTTGCAAAGGGTTACACCATACAAGGCATTTACCAGCTTAGATGGCCACTTAGCCCGGAAATGGATCAGGCTATTAAAAAAATCAAGGCGATTTTTGATACAAGTGATTTGATAAATGCGACAAAAAAGCAGTCACAGTATCTAGCATTGCAAAATCAAATAAATCCTCATTTTTTGTATAATAGCTTAGAAGGTATCCGCGGTGAAGCCGTTGTGGCCGGCTTGGATAATGTAGCTGAAATGGCGGAAGCGTTGGGAGTCTTTTTCCGATATACGATTTCTAACATGGAGAATTTGGTTACATTAGAGGATGAACTGACAAATATTGAAAATTACTATATTATTCAACAATATCGCTTTGGAGAGCGCCTGAATTTAAGCGTCAAATATGATTGTGAGGATAAAAAAGAGGTATTAAAGTTGCGCTTGCCTAAGCTAACATTGCAGCCTATTGTAGAAAATGCAATTTTTCATGGAATTGAAAGGAAAATGGGCAAGGGCAATGTTACCATTAGAATTGAAACCACTCCCAAGCGGCTCATCATAACGGTGTCTGACGATGGATTAGGTATACAGGAAGAACAATTACGAGAACTTAACAAAAAACTTAATACACAGTCTTTTGATTATATGAGGACTGACGGTGAAAGGAGAGCCGGTATCGGCATAATAAATGTAAATAATAGAATCAAGCTTTTATTTGGAGAAAAATACGGGATTGATATTTACAGCACAGTAAATTTAGGTACAGATGTAGAAATTACGTTACCGAGAATTACCGAAAAAGGTGGAGAAAGTCCGGATGAAAGAAGAAGTTTTTCGTATGGAACGGGTAACTAA
- a CDS encoding ATP-binding cassette domain-containing protein — protein sequence MKEEVFRMERVTKITDGVTFLDNFSMHVFKGEIMGLVCVNAHGKEALIKLLCQNTPIHYGHIYFQEKLVNSYQHSGMDMNPVSIIEKQSRLVEDLTVADNVFVMRRGFKKYVINPKVLNTQFSLFAKELDIQIDGEELVSHLSFFEKCVVEIIKAVVSNVKLIVLRDISNFISAVDLKKIHDILRYYSKQGISFLYICNHHEEAFKICDRVSLMENGRLLKVLNKSEFRDEMIEPYTLDFSHVGSAIASRSSSKGMLKFQNVCTEYISDMSFTIEKGECVAFLDINNTTLTDIIKLINGEIEPKSGTIFLDGDNYIEKIAKLNKKVCFIQENPIQTMLFYERSYLDNLCFLLDRKLSNHFWRSKSVKNSIIQEYEPLLGEDIYADDIRNLTPKSLYNLVYYRVHLYNPKVVFCMQPFSGADMYLRHHVIQLIDQLRKKGITVVILAVSISDCLTVADRLIVVEQGKLRDKYDSEKFPLFRASQ from the coding sequence ATGAAAGAAGAAGTTTTTCGTATGGAACGGGTAACTAAGATTACTGATGGTGTGACTTTTTTAGATAATTTCAGTATGCATGTTTTTAAAGGGGAAATTATGGGTCTTGTATGTGTCAACGCCCATGGCAAAGAAGCTTTAATTAAACTGCTTTGCCAAAATACGCCTATTCACTATGGACATATATATTTTCAAGAAAAATTAGTCAATAGCTATCAACATAGTGGCATGGATATGAATCCGGTATCCATCATTGAAAAGCAAAGCCGATTAGTAGAGGACTTAACGGTAGCGGATAATGTATTTGTAATGAGAAGAGGCTTTAAAAAATACGTAATTAATCCAAAAGTGCTTAATACTCAGTTTAGCCTATTTGCAAAAGAATTGGATATTCAAATTGATGGAGAAGAATTAGTATCGCATTTATCTTTTTTTGAAAAATGTGTAGTAGAAATCATAAAAGCAGTTGTATCAAATGTCAAATTGATTGTTCTAAGAGATATCAGCAACTTCATAAGTGCGGTTGATCTGAAAAAGATTCATGATATTTTACGCTATTACTCAAAGCAGGGCATCTCATTTTTATATATCTGCAATCATCATGAAGAAGCCTTTAAAATTTGTGATAGGGTTTCTTTAATGGAGAATGGCAGGCTGTTAAAAGTACTAAATAAAAGTGAATTTAGAGATGAAATGATAGAGCCATATACCCTTGATTTTAGTCATGTGGGTTCGGCAATTGCTTCTAGGAGTAGTAGTAAGGGCATGTTAAAATTTCAAAATGTTTGCACAGAATATATCAGCGATATGAGCTTTACAATTGAAAAAGGCGAGTGTGTTGCTTTTTTAGATATAAATAATACTACTTTAACAGATATTATTAAATTAATTAACGGAGAAATTGAGCCCAAATCTGGAACTATTTTTCTTGATGGTGATAATTATATTGAGAAGATTGCAAAATTAAATAAAAAGGTTTGTTTTATTCAAGAAAACCCTATTCAGACAATGTTATTTTATGAAAGAAGCTATTTAGATAATCTATGCTTCCTGCTGGATAGGAAGCTGTCCAATCATTTTTGGCGCAGCAAAAGTGTTAAAAATAGCATCATCCAAGAATATGAGCCATTGTTAGGGGAAGATATTTATGCGGATGACATAAGAAATTTGACTCCAAAGTCCCTATATAATTTAGTCTATTACAGAGTTCATCTTTACAACCCAAAGGTTGTTTTTTGCATGCAACCGTTTTCGGGCGCAGATATGTATCTTAGGCATCATGTAATTCAGTTAATTGACCAACTTAGAAAAAAGGGAATTACAGTGGTTATTTTAGCTGTTAGCATATCGGATTGCCTTAC